Below is a genomic region from Fusarium oxysporum f. sp. lycopersici 4287 chromosome 12, whole genome shotgun sequence.
AGTATGTACAAGATTGATCAGATCAACTCGCACAAAGTTAAGATTTTCCCCTATACTTTCTTCAGAGGACTATAAGCACGCCGCTTTGTTTGAATACAAAAGCATTTGCTCCAAGGACAATCATACGACAACATTATGTATTACATACGAAGATGACGGtgggatggaagaagataCGAGCTAGAGTTTGGACAAAACTTTTCAATTTAGATTAAATATCTATCTAGACTTCATCCAACAACTCTTATCCATAATATGAAAAATGTCAACTCAGTTCTCGTCAAGTCAATTCAAGATGGACAGCAGATTGAAGGCTCTAGAGAGTATACAGGTATCGAGGGTTGTGCTCGCCGAGCTcagcaatctcctcctcagtcttgCCCTCCATGCGCCAGTCCTCTTGACCAGAAAGCTTTCTCTTGTTAAGACGCTTGAAGTGGAGGTAGACGGCAGTGTGAATGCAGACAGCAAGGGCAAGCATGCCAATAGAGGCACCGTAGCCGGGACGATAATGGGGCTCGTATTCGTTGCTGAACAGGAAAGGGGCGGCAACACCAGCTGAGTTTCCAATGGTGATGAAGATACCGCTAGCGAAGGCACGCTTGCCATATCGCGGCTGATTGACAGTGATCCAAGCCATACCAGATCCAGAGCCGGTCCAGAGACCGATAGCAACAATGAAGCATCCAGCGTAGCTCATGGCAGTGCTTTGGTTGGCAATCAGAAGAATGTAGCCGACTATCATAGTCAAGCCTCCTCCAATGCAGAAAAGTCCTCGCTGTTGGGTTCGGTCACTGATGTTGGCACAGATCAGATAGGTGACGAAGCCCACGGCGTACACAGGGACTGTGAGACCCTGGACTTGCTTGTCGGTCCATTGGCCCATTtgcttgatgatggttggCAAGAAGACACTGAAGCTGTAAAGGACTGAGTGACTACAGTATTGAGCAATGGAGAGAGCCCAAATGGTCCAGTCCTTGGCTCCAGCGATGACGTCTTCCTTGTGCATCTCCTGACCAGATGTTGTTTGACCAATCTCCGCTGCTCGCAGGTCCAAGAGGTTCTGTCGGTCCTCCTCAGTGAGAAACTTGGCGGTTGCGGGAGTGTTTGGCAGGATCCAGGGGATGAAAACGGCTGTCAGGACGGTGGGGATACCGTTGATAGTGAGAATCCATCGCCAGGCTCGCCATCCGGCAGCACCCTCTTGAGGGCCATCCCAGTTGTCGAGCTCACCGATACCGAGGGCAACGAGACCACCAACGGCTCCGGAGATGGCAGAGATGGAATAGAAGTACGCATTGCGAAGTGAGATGTGCTTCTTGTGATAGAAGGTGGTCAGGTACAGCCTAGAAATGACCATGGTCAGATGCATATCACGAAATGGAGAAGTCCAACACTCACATGATGCCTGGGAAGAGACCAGCCTCAAAGAAACCGAGAAGCAGGCGGCAAGCAACCATTGAGCCAAAGTTGTTGACGAAACCTGTGCAAATGGCCACAATACCCCAGAAGAAAACGAGACCGGCAATGTATCGTGCAGGCtgcagcttcttgatgataAGGTTGGAGGGAGTTTCAAACAGCTAAGATCAAGTCAGCGGGCTGTCTCATGAGGTGGATATGGCATTGATGCGACTTACACAGTAGGTAACAAAGAGAATCGACACGCAGATTTGAAATTGATCTCTTGTGAGGCCAAGTTCCTCCTCGAGACCATAGAGACGAGCGTTGCCGATACTAACTATATCGAATTGTCAGTATTGGTAGGGCTGGATGTTTCAGACCAAACTCACCTCGATCCATGAAGTTCATCAGGTAGATCCAGCAGACACAAGGAATGATACGTCGATCNNNNNNNNNNNNNNNNNNNNNNNNNNNNNNNNNNNNNNNNNNNNNNNNNNNNNNNNNNNNNNNNNNNNNNNNNNNNNNNNNNNNNNNNNNNNNNNNNNNNNNNNNNNNNNNNNNNNNNNNNNNNNNNNNNNNNNNNNNNNNNNNNNNNNNNNNNNNNNNNNNNNNNNNNNNNNNNNNNNNNNNNNNNNNNNNNNNNNNNNNNNNNNNNNNNNNNNNNNNNNNNNNNNNNNNNNNNNNNNNNNNNNNNNNNNNNNNNNNNNNNNNNNNNNNNNNNNNNNNNNNNNNNNTGTTTCTTAAACAAAAGAGATACTTGAGTTCATTTCTAGGTCCCTGGCGACTCTGTCTCACGGTCTCCCTTTCTTTAACGTCACACGGCTGCGTTTGTATAGGGGCCCCGGCACAGACCGGTATGTGTGTACCAATGTCCCAGGCCTTTCTAATCCAGGATTCGAACGGAACCCTCGTCCCATAGGATCCCTGGAGCCCCCAGACCCGCAAGAAGTAAAAGAAGCAGTCATGTGTGGTCTCTTGTTTGGGGAGACAAGAGTCGAAAGCTGGGGAAAAAGAGGGATGCATAGGGGGGCTAAGCTTTTGCGGAGCACGCGGAGTAAATCCTGTTACGACGGGAATACCAATTTCGCCAAGCAATAGCCAAGGTGTTAGTGGGTGGGAACGAATATGAATCTGATACCCACACAAAACATAAAGCATTGGAGCTCGTTATCAGGTGAGCATTACCCCAGCGACTTGGCGGTACTTGGCATCTTGTATGAGGAAGTCATAATAACGCATCCCAATCTTGGCGAGTAAGCTTGGTTGGTTCGTCGATGCTGTTTGTTGCTCTTGGCTGCAATGACTCGGTCAAATGGAATGCACTCTTATTTAGGCAAGATGGTCAATAAACTTGGCGGTTATATGCATCAAAGTCTCTCCTGTGTCAGTGATGACATCTGTTCCAAGAATGACAATCTCTGCCTCCACGTGCTTGGAAAGATGTGATATTCCCTTCCCCTCACCCTCTCGACATGTCCCAACAATGCACGCTGATGCTTTTAGCCTTTAGATGACACGTGGAACTCGCGTGGCTCAGATTCTCTCACTTCTCCGATCCTGGTTTCTGTCTCGGTAGCATTTTAGCTAATGAGTTTATCTTTGTTGTATGTAAGAGTTACAAGATCTGACTCCTCATAGGGCGGGCTAAAACAAGGCTCGGGTGGCAATTCTCCGATCACGTTTCTGGCTTCTCCGCATCCGGCAATCAATGCCCGAGACGCTAAACGAGCCCTAAATTGAGCCTTAATTTTCTTGTATGTTACAGCGCTGTCACTTGCCCAGACACAGCATCAGAGTTGGAGTTTGTCTTGGAAGCCAAGAGAGAGGCGCTCATCTTCCAAGACTTTGTTACCGAGGTTTTGGACAGATCTTGATCCCGGACGAGCGGAGCAAATCAAATCTGATTGAATTGTTGGGGTTGTTTCGTAATGTGCCCAGGCGCTGATGATGCTTAGTTGTCAAAATGTGAGATTTGCAACATTGCAGATTTGACAGATGTCACCCTATACAAATCATTACTATACACCAAcaaattaaaattattaatcATATTTGTAATGTGAATGCCGAATTCGCCATCAAATTTAACAGTTTTCTCTTAATTGCCGAGTGAGGTTTTGATGATTCACTCGTGACGCTCATGGGAATAACATAGAACTCACTCGAAGCTGTTCAAACCACCAGCTACCTGACAGCCGACACGCTCACCTTCTTTGTGTCAATGCTGATTGGCCAAAGTATCGGTCTTTGCCATCCATGTCTTCGGTTACCGGCGATTTTAGACCCCATCACCGCCGGACGGCTTGTTCACCGTTTCCGGGGCAAGGTCTGGGGTTGCCATGCATACAGTTATCAACATGGACATCTGAATCCATGCGATTCTCGTTCGGATGTGATGATCCAGGACTCGGAGTTACGGTGAGCCAATTGACGGGCGCTTACCTCAGTCTAGAGAATATCTTGGTACGTGAGACATGCATTTCTCAACAAGCCAAAGGTTACATGCATTGCTTGGCAATAACCCCTAATATTAACACAGCCCGCGGGCCTCATCATTGGCAGTTGCGTGGAGTGCCATGCCAACAATCCAAGCTCATGCGAAATATGGCGATGAACTGGCGGGACGCTCACTTAGAGCACGGCCTTCAAGGTCCACTGTCACAAAATCCGCTTATCTGCCCCAGATTATAACGTTTAGAAGCAAGATGCTTTCGCTATCGTATGAGCCCCAAAAATGGGTACGGGATCTTGGGTAATGGCTTGGCGAAATGCTTACCTCGTACAGCGTGGCTGTCGGGATTGGAAATGAAGTTGGGTCTCTCGAGCGAGGCTGAATTCGTGCAACATGCTAATTTCAATACGAATTTCTGGGCGCAAATTTCGACAACCAAGTTTTGAGCCCTTTCAGCTTATGTCTCAGTCCTTTATGTACAGCAGCGGGCTCTGCCATGCTGTTCTTTGAGCGCGCTTCGCGAGATCGAGTAGGTATTGTGACCGCACCAGCGTTTGTCAATATTCTATCAAGTGCCGACGAATGAGTCAGAGCGATCTGTCAAAACGATCAATGAGTGTAAGTTAGAGATACCGGACCGTTACACAGATAAGCTATCCACCCCGGCCCGGATCTGACGTTTCCTTTAGAGGTTCGATCAGCAAAAAGGTCTACACATGACGATCGCTAGCGCGACGCGTTACCTTTGGAGGCAAGAGGGGAACCGCGTTTAATAACCTCCAAAGGCAAGGCTTTGGTGATGTTTCCCCTCTCATGCACAAAACATTGGGGTTCTTGGTGGCATTTGGGTAAGATTATCAGGAACAAAAGTCAAAAAAACACCAACCGGGCCGGTCGTGAAGTTTATCTTGCATCGTCGATGTCATTAGAAGGCGCAACGTCATCGGTCACCTTCCACGGCCCTTCGCCAACTTACTTCtgtttatatataaacttgGGAGTCTTTGGTGATATTTTGTGTTCATGCCAAGTCACACCGCCACTAGATTTGAGCCTCATAGACAATCGACACCGCAACAATGACCGCTGCATCGCCTCATCCGTTTGACCCTCTGTCGCCCGAGGAGATTTCGAGGGTCAGTCAATCATCAATGAATAatcctcaatctcagcaatgATAAGCTGAGATATCTAGGCTTCACGCATCGTGCGCCCCCACTTTGGCGGTCATGACCCCAACTTCCGTGTCATCACTCTTCTCGAGCCCGCCAAGAAGGAAATGATCACTTATCTCGAAAAAGAGCACCTCAATCAACCCATTGACCATGCGCCAACTCGCCATGCTCGGGTGGAGGCTTCCATCAAAGCCGAAACCGAAGGGAATCACCTTTTTGAGCTTATCGTCGATCTTGACACTGACAAAgttgtcaagaagcagcatGTTGAAGGGAAGCATTCTTACATCGACACTGATTACATGAaagctgttgaagctgctTGTCTCGCCAATGAAGAGGTCCAGGCTCTGATAAAGACTCTTGATCTCCCTGCAGGCGCGACTGTTGTCGTTGAACCGTGGGCTTATGCGACGGATGGAATGAACGATATGACTCATCGAGTCAGCATGGTAGGcttttcttggcttcgtGGGTGCTTGGTATACTAAATCTGAGCAGTGCTGGTTCTATGTACGGCTGTTGGAGAACCCCAATGCGAACTATTACGCTTATCCTTTGGATGTATGCGCCGAGGTATCCGAGTCTCTTAGGGTCATGAAAGTTTACCGTctaccaacaacaccagACGAAAGAGCAAACAACGAGAAAAGGCCATTTGATCGCCGAAGAGTCCACTCTGCTGCCACTAGCGAATACCATCCCGACTTGCGACCAAACCCCAGGACTACTACCAAGCCACTACATGTAACTCAGCCCGAAGGTCCTTCATTCCATATCGAAGGCAATCGTCTGACCTGGGAGAAATGGGAGCTCCGAGTTGGCTTCAACTACCGAGAGGGTCTCACTCTCCATGACGTTCGATATGATGGACGAAGCCTGTTCTATCGCCTTTCGTTGGCTGAGATGTTCGTACCATACGGCGATCCACGAGCCCCATATCCACGAAAGGCTGCATTCGACCTTGGTAATGATGGCGCCGGTATCAATGCCCAATAACCTCCAGCTTGGTTGTGATTGCCTTGGGACGATCAAGTACTTCGACGCTTATCACAATACGTCATCGGCGAGCCTCTGAAGTTGCCCAATGTTGTCTGCTGTCACGAACAAGATGACGGAATTCTTTGGAAGCATACCAACTTCCGCACGAATGTTCCGGTCGTAACTCGTTCTCGAATTTTGGTCCTGCAGACTATAATAACTGTGACCAACTACGAGTATATCTTTGCCTGGCACTTTAGTCAAGATGCTTCCATCTTCTATGAGGTTCGGGCAACAGGCATTCTCTCCACTGCGCCAACCTCTATAGATCACAAGGGGACGTATCTTTATGGAAATATCGTGGCACCCGGAGTTCTCGCACCATATCATCAGCATCTTTTCAGTCTTCGCATTGACCCTACAATTGACGGCCATGCCAACTCACTCGTGGTTGAAGAGTCCAAGCCACTTCCCATCGATGATCCAGCCGTTCATAATCCTTTCGGCGTAGGCTATGTGACCGAGAGTCAAACGGTCGAAGAGGAAGGAGGCTTTGATCTTGACTTTACGAAAGCGCGTACCTTTAAATTCGTCAACGAGAATAAGATTAACCCCATCACCGGTACGCCAGTCGGCTTCAAGCTTATGCCCTTCTACAGCCAGATGCTTCTCGCGCACCCTGAATCCTTCCATGCCAAGCGCTCGGAGTTTGCGGAGCATGCGGTGTGGGTGACCAGGTATGAAGACAACGATCATTTCCCTGCGGGTAAATACACGATGCAATCAGCCGGAGGCGACGGCTTGGCGTCTGTAATTGCGAGGCGCCGAAACACCGGAGTTACTCATTCCGTGAGGAATGAGGATATTGTCATTTGGCATACTTTCGGCTCCACTCATAACCCGCGTATTGAGGATTGGCCTGTTATGCCGAgtgagaagatgatggttggGTTGAAGCCGGtgaacttcttctctggaaATCCGGGGTTGGATGTTGCTCCTTCCACACAGGAGAAGAATAAAAGTGTCCTTTATACAggagaggaaaagaaagaccCTGGGTGCTGTGCTTCAAAGCTGTAAAGGCAAATCGTGGTTCGATAATGGGTTTGACAATTCACAATAGAGAGTTGGCGAACAGAGGATGTCAGCCTTGCTGAGGCCCTTCGTAAGGTTGAGTGACTTCCATTCTAGCGGGCAGTGTATATTTGACTGCTGATATTGCTTCTTGCGGCTTGTCCCCTGGTCCCTCGTAATCAGAGTTCTTGATCTTCCGGTTTTCCATTTAGGTTAACTTAGGATAACTTATAATGGTTTAGGATAACTTTGTAAACTATAACTCTCTGACTAGTTTGTTTCCAGCTTGCAATCAAGCCTCGAAAAGTACCATTCATTCTAGTCATTGTGCTATGTCTGTGATCTGTGCGGATCATGGTCCACTCTATACCAACCAAACTTGTTTTATGAGCTGATCCAAGGTTGGAAAGCGTCGAGTATATTACCCTCGGGATACTAGTCAGCGCTATTCAGCAATGTCCATGCCCTCTTTGTCGGTAGATTTTCCGCTATAGATCGCAATGACTACTGAAAGTGGGGAGGTTAAATTCTAAGATAAGGCTTCCATTATCCCGTAACACTTGACCGATCTCTGACCACTCCTCCCCGCGCCTGTGATTTGGCTCATCGTTAAATATTTCGTCTCCGAAAAGATAATCCATTCGCAGGCCAAGAGTCCAACCCTTTTGCCTTAGGCGCATGGGTATCTTAGCAAGCCACTCCATCAACCCCATCGGACATCCCCTGTCGTCTCTGGGAGCATTAAGCAGCCGAGTCATCAGATCAAATCCAAGGAAAGCAAGTTCGTCCGTGTTCAGTCCGTCGATAAATGCATCTTTAATGTATGCATTGGATGAAAACCACATACTATCAGGAGACCGTAATCCGTTATCCGGAATAAACTTGCCTGTCTCGGTGACTGTTTCGGGCGATCTGTCGGGCAGCCAAGAATCGGCGAGATGAGTGAAAATAGCACCATAGAGGTCTTTCATGTAATATTAAACGCACCGAAGTGCTTCGGCCTCGCCGCGACTGACCTCTTGAAAGCTAAGGCAACTAACTTGTCAATGACCTTGAGCTCCAGCGAGTCTTCGAGATAATGTATCTTGGATACAAGCTCATATCTCAGAAAAGCTCGGAATAGGCGCTTTCTTTCAACGTCTCTGAGCGCATCTACCCTGAGGATATCGATGCCAATGGGCTGGCCTCTAAACTGCAGCTGGTCGACATTGGAATAAGGGCTTGGCATACACAGATAAGCGCGAGACGGATAGGTTGATGTGGCCTTTGTGATATAGTCCTCGATATATCTTGCAAGTCGAGTGTAGAGTCTGTCAAGTCGATCGATAGTAACCGAATCGTAGTGTAGGAATGGATTCTAAAGGTGCCCTTCCCTCCATTTCTCACTGTGTAGCCACGGGTTCTTCAAAGGGAATTTTGCAACGACCAGAGCATCTTGGAGTAGGCCTCCAGGAGGCTCAGCTTGAAGGTGAGCCCTTTGAATGTCCTCTTTCGATTCGCGATAATGCTGAAGGATTTTAGGTGATGCAGAGAGAAGCGGTTTGATGTTTGATCTGGTCCTGAGGTGAAGCAGGATCATCACATTGATCTCGGgcggaagagaagagaaacaaTCCATGATGGGGTTGATCTTACCTAAGCTTGGGGTGGCGGCGAAGACTTGGTTTTGTCGTTGAACGGCGTTCATCTTATTTTTGGTTTAGATCgcgttgttgttgttgccTGGAGGCTGGATGAATAGATGGGTTGGTAGAAGGATGGTCGCTTTATAGACTTGTGGAGATATGCGTTCAATAAAAATACACTTTTTACAATTGCCGTAAAGTAAAGCATGATGCGCAGTCGAATTAACTCTATGTGCGAGACAAACACAAATTCTCTTCAATATAAAGTCAGTTTTGCTCACCAAGTATCGACTGGCCTTATACTGCGGTATCAGCCTCATTTGCGAACCACCACAAGGCAGAAAGTGGCGTTACAGCTCACTTGAAACATGTAAAAAATTACTTCCCCGCTTCCTTTAAaatctcaagaagaagagaaagaactCTGCCCGCAGAAACATTGAGACTGTCACCTGATCTCTTTTACTCATCCCAAGACACGCCGCAACCAAGATGTCAAGTTCAGATGACTCAGACAGTAGCATCATAGTCTCCGATGAATCGGATATCGAAAGCATTATCAGCGAATCTGAgggagatgaagaggcgGGCTTCGACGAAATTGACGATCAGTTTTCTGATAGCGATGATGGCAATCAGGTTTCTGGGTCTGTATTCCCTGAGGGAACCGAAAGTGCTCTCAACTGTGTGTATAAATCTGCTGAATTTCACATAAACAAAGGGGAGATTAATGCGCTACAGTAATGTTCTTCGCTGGCGGCAGCATCGCTGGTGCCATTGCCCAGACTTTCGACACCAATAGGACTACTGATCAGCCCATGGTTCAGGCTGCTGGTGTGTCAAGCCTACTTGTATGCCTTTTCGATGAGCCTTATCTAATCCTACTTCCAGAAACGGAGAACGATATGGACAGCGTGGATCTTGGCAGTGATGATATTAGCACTGAGGTCCATGCGAATATCTCACACACTCAAACGGATGCTTTCCCCAACACCAGGAATTCCTCGGTAGCCAACACAACCGCGCCATATACAAACAAAGCATCGAATGCTGTACGGGCTCTGGAAGCCAAGATTGCCCGTGACATAGGCCGCAATCATCTAAGCATGCCTTTACCAGGACAAACCTATGGAACAAAGTCTAACACAACTACTCGACTTGTCCAGGTGCCCCATAATCCAGGTTTCCTGGAATGTCTAGGTTGGCGTCTTCGACGTACATTCCTTCAGCCGAATATATATACCCCTTTGCCCTCTCCCTCACACATCCGCGTGCTTTTCATCCAGCCTGGAGTGAATGAGGACACTCTGGTGGCCTCGTTCGAACTCTTGGATTTGAACGCAGCAAACATTCGATTTGAAGCTATTTCTTACCAGTGGAGTGAGTGCGGTGGCCAGAAAGCGTCAATGCGTCTTGGAGGTGAGCAAATGTCTATCAACGCGTATCTCCGAAATATTCTGCTTCATCTTCGGCGCGAACAACATATTCGGGTTATGTGGGCCGATGCATTGTGTATCAACCAATCTGACCACGCGGAACGTCTACAGCAAGTCAGCATAATGCAGAAGATATATTCCCAAGCATTCAGAGTCATCGGTTTTGTTGGCAAGGACTACACTCATGCGGGTATGTGCTTCAATGCCATCAAAGCTTTGACTTCAGCATGGTTCGAAGTTCGGAAAAGCTTTGGCCAAGATGATAGTACCTTCAACACCTGGTAACATTTATGGCCGTTTTATGAACGAGGCTTCTATGGGTCGAATCGTTGAGGTATTTCAGAGTGGCTATTGGAAGCGGTTATGGGTGGTCCAAGAATTAGTTTCCTCCCGTCGTGCAATCATTCGATGGGGAGACGCGAAATGTCCTGGACTTTGCTAGGGCTCGCAGCGACTCTGATCAGGAACAACAAAAGCTTGATGACAATGTTCAATCGTATCGATAAGTCAAAAAAGTCTCCTGTCCCTTTCCAAGGAAGCCCGGACGCTCGGACTGGTCTGATGAACGCTTATCTCATGTATCGAATGTCTTCAACCCAGTTTCGAGGCGATTCAATGTCGTTTTTGGATGTCCTCCGACTGACGCGGAATTTCGATGTTTCAGAACGTTTGGATCGAATATACGCTATTTTAGGCCTTCCGAGTCGACACACGGGGCCAGGACGCACGTCTATACCTCCAGACTATCGCCTACTCCCAGATGGGTTATACAGTCGCGTCTTTTACTGGGTCTATCAAACTCATGATGAACCCCTTGAGATCCTCTCCGCGATCCGACATACTTCGCTATTTTACCCTGACTTTCCAACATGGATACCACGTTGGCATGTGAAACCAATCAGGAGCATTGGTATCTCTCATAGAGCTAGTATGAAGTTTGATGCGTCAGCTGGTTGGAAACCAAAACCTCCGGCAAAGCTTGCTTGGAGTAGAAACGAGCGACATTTGATCCTCCAGGGATTTGTCCTCGCATCTGTAACATCTGCTCACCGAGTGTTTCCTACAGCAAGCACGAAGGATCCCCTATCCCGTCATAAGAAACTCAAAACACACAATACCGGGCTGAATCACTGGCTGAACGTGCATGTGCgtagccatgatgatatACAAGCTCGATTACCTCTCATCTTGACAGCTGGTCAAGATTGGTACGGCAACATCTTGAAGGAGCAGAATAGTATAGATGAGCATACTGCATCGTTTGTAAAGTGGAGTCAGGGGTACTTCAGAAACGCGAGGCCTTGTGATGAAGAGGCTGTTAGATACGGACAGGCTGTGAACAACGTGTGTCGCGACCGACAAATATTCACCGCGACGAACTGCTTGCTGGGACTTGGGCCTAATCTTCTTAGGAAAGGCGATTTGGTATGTGTTGTTGCTGGAGGTCCGGTTCCTTATATTCTACGACCTTTGGGTGATGATACGTTTTACTTTGTTGGAGAGTGCTATGTGGCTGGATACATGTTTGGAGAGGCCGTGGCGGAATGGAGGTCACAAGCACaggcttccttgagcttgcgAATATTTACCTTGAGGTAGAGTCATGGTCTTACCCACCTGCTCTACGACTAGATTAAAAGTCACCATCTCTTGAAAGCTGACTCACAACGCGAGACTAGTGATTGAGACCTTGATTCAGTTAGACCCCGTAGCCTATGTGATTCCCTGTCACTAGTACGACGCTATTGGATTATAGGAATTGGAGTACCTCAAGCACTGTCACGCATTATAATACTACTGGTAATCCTGTCTCTCGCCCGCACCGAATATCCCTAAAACCAGATATATGCCGGCATATATGGGAGGTCTTAGCAGTTGCCGTCTAGAAATCTATTCGTGATTCAAGTAGGTCCTTTTTCTATTTTAGCCGTGTCTTTCTGTGACCTCTTCCAACTTAACCCTCGCAAAAGCCAGAACCTTGAAACCACCAATCGTTTTTAAACATAATTTAGCACTTTCTACCTTGAAGCATCT
It encodes:
- a CDS encoding amine oxidase — encoded protein: MTAASPHPFDPLSPEEISRASRIVRPHFGGHDPNFRVITLLEPAKKEMITYLEKEHLNQPIDHAPTRHARVEASIKAETEGNHLFELIVDLDTDKVVKKQHVEGKHSYIDTDYMKAVEAACLANEEVQALIKTLDLPAGATVVVEPWAYATDGMNDMTHRVSMCWFYVRLLENPNANYYAYPLDVCAEVSESLRVMKVYRLPTTPDERANNEKRPFDRRRVHSAATSEYHPDLRPNPRTTTKPLHVTQPEGPSFHIEGNRLTWEKWELRVGFNYREGLTLHDVRYDGRSLFYRLSLAEMFVPYGDPRAPYPRKAAFDLGNDGAVLRRLSQYVIGEPLKLPNVVCCHEQDDGILWKHTNFRTNVPVVTRSRILVLQTIITVTNYEYIFAWHFSQDASIFYEVRATGILSTAPTSIDHKGTYLYGNIVAPGVLAPYHQHLFSLRIDPTIDGHANSLVVEESKPLPIDDPAVHNPFGVGYVTESQTVEEEGGFDLDFTKARTFKFVNENKINPITGTPVGFKLMPFYSQMLLAHPESFHAKRSEFAEHAVWVTRYEDNDHFPAGKYTMQSAGGDGLASVIARRRNTGVTHSVRNEDIVIWHTFGSTHNPRIEDWPVMPSEKMMVGLKPVNFFSGNPGLDVAPSTQEKNKSVLYTGEEKKDPGCCASKL
- a CDS encoding hypothetical protein (At least one base has a quality score < 10) — encoded protein: MNFMDRVSIGNARLYGLEEELGLTRDQFQICVSILFVTYCLFETPSNLIIKKLQPARYIAGLVFFWGIVAICTGFVNNFGSMVACRLLLGFFEAGLFPGIMLYLTTFYHKKHISLRNAYFYSISAISGAVGGLVALGIGELDNWDGPQEGAAGWRAWRWILTINGIPTVLTAVFIPWILPNTPATAKFLTEEDRQNLLDLRAAEIGQTTSGQEMHKEDVIAGAKDWTIWALSIAQYCSHSVLYSFSVFLPTIIKQMGQWTDKQVQGLTVPVYAVGFVTYLICANISDRTQQRGLFCIGGGLTMIVGYILLIANQSTAMSYAGCFIVAIGLWTGSGSGMAWITVNQPRYGKRAFASGIFITIGNSAGVAAPFLFSNEYEPHYRPGYGASIGMLALAVCIHTAVYLHFKRLNKRKLSGQEDWRMEGKTEEEIAELGEHNPRYLYTL